In a genomic window of Glaciimonas sp. PCH181:
- a CDS encoding 4,5-dihydroxyphthalate decarboxylase: protein MSKLNLSIAMGNYDRTRALLDGEVQIDGVDPVYMTLSPEEMFFRAFRSVDFDISELSFSSYLVKHAKDESPYIALPIFLSRAFRHTSIYVRKDRIKRPEDLRGCRIGIPEYQLTAIVWARSILSDDYGIQPEDVTWVRGGIDEPGRPEKIKLQLPPDVKMIDAPADRTISDMLDRGEIDAFIAPRPPSGAAASNPQVGWLFDDPTAVAKDYYRRTGVFPIMHVVGIRKALAEQHPWLPAAVLKAFEKAKASALHSLSDTSATKVTLPFVEEQLKAARDTMGSDYWSYGVDANRKTLETFLRTHHAQGLSKRLVDVSELFHPGTYESFKI from the coding sequence ATGTCCAAATTAAATTTATCCATCGCGATGGGCAATTATGACCGTACGCGTGCATTGCTGGATGGCGAAGTGCAAATCGATGGCGTCGATCCGGTGTATATGACCTTGTCACCGGAAGAGATGTTTTTTCGGGCCTTTCGCAGCGTCGATTTCGATATCAGTGAGTTGTCATTTTCCAGCTATCTGGTCAAGCATGCAAAAGATGAAAGCCCGTACATTGCGCTGCCGATTTTCCTGTCGCGGGCTTTCCGCCACACGTCGATCTATGTCCGCAAGGACAGGATCAAGCGGCCCGAAGACTTGCGGGGTTGCCGCATCGGAATTCCGGAATATCAGCTCACCGCCATCGTGTGGGCCAGGTCGATTCTGTCCGATGACTATGGAATACAACCTGAAGATGTAACGTGGGTGCGCGGCGGCATCGATGAACCCGGGCGGCCCGAGAAAATCAAGTTGCAGCTTCCGCCCGACGTCAAGATGATTGATGCGCCGGCAGATCGCACGATCTCCGACATGCTCGACCGGGGTGAAATCGACGCCTTTATCGCCCCCCGGCCGCCAAGTGGGGCAGCCGCCAGTAATCCGCAAGTCGGTTGGCTGTTTGACGATCCGACCGCGGTGGCAAAAGATTACTACAGGCGTACCGGCGTGTTCCCGATCATGCACGTGGTGGGCATCCGCAAAGCACTCGCCGAGCAGCATCCATGGTTGCCGGCAGCGGTGTTGAAAGCGTTCGAGAAGGCAAAAGCTTCTGCATTGCACAGCCTTAGCGATACCTCGGCGACCAAAGTCACCTTGCCGTTCGTGGAAGAGCAGTTGAAAGCGGCACGCGACACGATGGGATCGGACTATTGGTCGTATGGCGTCGACGCCAACCGCAAGACGCTTGAAACCTTCCTGCGTACCCATCATGCCCAGGGATTGTCGAAGCGCCTCGTGGACGTCAGTGAACTGTTCCATCCGGGAACCTACGAGTCCTTCAAAATCTGA
- the nadC gene encoding carboxylating nicotinate-nucleotide diphosphorylase codes for MFDHNETLEQARARNVRDALAEDIGIADWTAQLVAPECQATATVVAREATILCGREWFDACVLALDPQAQIVWRYPEGARVEASSELCKLTGNARALLSAERPALNFLQLLSAVASSAGAFADAIHGVSPNPTGCIVLDTRKTIPGLRQAQKYAVRTGGGSNHRFGLWDGILIKENHIAACGGMRQAVAQAQALNAGIPIQIEVENLSELSEALAAGVVNILLDNFEMRDMVAAVALNARRAVLEVSGGVSLDTIAQIAATGVDRISTGKMTKDLQAVDLSLRIVC; via the coding sequence ATGTTTGACCATAATGAAACACTGGAACAAGCGCGCGCGCGCAATGTGCGCGATGCGCTGGCAGAGGACATCGGCATCGCGGACTGGACTGCGCAACTGGTAGCGCCGGAATGTCAGGCAACTGCGACGGTGGTTGCCAGGGAGGCTACCATTCTTTGCGGCCGCGAATGGTTCGATGCTTGCGTACTGGCGCTTGATCCACAGGCGCAAATCGTCTGGCGCTACCCGGAGGGCGCTCGCGTTGAGGCGTCCTCCGAGCTGTGCAAGCTCACGGGCAATGCCCGTGCGCTGCTGAGCGCGGAGCGCCCGGCGCTGAATTTTCTGCAGTTGTTGTCCGCTGTAGCTTCTTCGGCCGGAGCATTCGCTGACGCGATCCATGGCGTGTCGCCGAATCCGACTGGCTGTATCGTGCTCGATACCCGCAAGACCATTCCCGGCCTGCGCCAGGCGCAAAAATATGCCGTGCGAACGGGTGGCGGCAGCAATCATCGCTTTGGCTTGTGGGATGGCATTTTGATCAAGGAAAATCATATTGCAGCATGCGGGGGAATGCGCCAGGCAGTCGCGCAGGCGCAGGCTCTCAACGCTGGCATCCCGATTCAGATTGAAGTTGAAAACTTGTCTGAACTTTCTGAAGCGCTGGCAGCAGGCGTTGTCAACATATTACTCGACAACTTCGAAATGCGCGATATGGTTGCAGCGGTCGCACTCAACGCGCGCCGCGCTGTCCTCGAGGTGTCAGGCGGAGTCAGTCTTGACACCATCGCACAGATTGCGGCAACCGGCGTTGACCGTATTTCGACCGGCAAGATGACGAAAGACCTTCAGGCCGTCGACCTCTCACTGCGTATTGTCTGCTGA
- a CDS encoding PDR/VanB family oxidoreductase, whose product MIDQEFFTPTLALKVAGVHDAAVGIRSFTLMHPQGETLPPFTPGSHLKVQTPSGLIRKYSLCNDPRHTSMYIISVKRDAAGSGGSTSMCDQLVVGDTLKVSLPENAFPMRPDAKRYLFIAGGIGITPILSMIRSLDELASPWKLYYFTQSPETTAFLDVLTTPELRAQVHVHHDFGERKNSFDLWPVLEKPNSAHIYCCGPRGLMDAVRDMTGHWSPLNVHFESFAEGGIPLPDDTAFFITLERSQKRLEIPVGKTILSVMREAGVSVPSSCESGTCGSCRTTLLSGTADHRDMVLMPEEHDTQIMVCVSRACSHELVIDR is encoded by the coding sequence ATGATTGATCAGGAATTCTTCACGCCCACGTTGGCGCTGAAGGTCGCAGGCGTCCACGACGCCGCAGTCGGAATTCGCAGCTTTACCCTCATGCACCCGCAGGGTGAAACGCTGCCGCCATTCACGCCGGGTTCCCATCTCAAGGTGCAGACTCCGTCAGGACTGATCCGGAAATATTCACTGTGTAATGACCCGCGCCACACGAGTATGTACATCATTTCGGTCAAGCGCGACGCTGCGGGAAGCGGAGGCTCCACAAGCATGTGCGACCAGCTGGTGGTCGGAGATACGCTGAAGGTGTCGTTGCCGGAAAATGCTTTTCCCATGCGGCCGGACGCGAAGCGCTATCTGTTTATTGCGGGCGGCATCGGCATCACACCCATCTTGTCGATGATACGCTCGCTGGACGAACTGGCGTCGCCATGGAAACTCTATTATTTCACCCAGTCGCCCGAAACGACCGCTTTTCTCGATGTGTTGACGACACCGGAGTTACGCGCGCAGGTCCATGTTCACCACGATTTCGGGGAGCGGAAAAATTCGTTCGATCTGTGGCCAGTGCTCGAGAAGCCGAACAGTGCGCACATCTATTGTTGCGGGCCACGAGGTCTGATGGACGCTGTGCGCGATATGACCGGGCACTGGTCTCCGTTGAATGTGCATTTCGAGAGTTTCGCAGAAGGTGGCATCCCCCTTCCCGACGACACTGCATTTTTCATCACGCTGGAGCGCTCGCAAAAACGTCTTGAGATCCCTGTCGGTAAAACCATCTTATCGGTGATGCGTGAAGCGGGTGTGAGCGTTCCTTCGTCCTGTGAAAGCGGCACCTGTGGCTCCTGCCGCACGACGTTATTGTCAGGGACGGCAGATCATAGAGACATGGTGCTTATGCCGGAGGAACACGATACACAGATCATGGTATGCGTTTCGCGCGCTTGTTCACACGAACTTGTGATCGATCGCTGA
- a CDS encoding Gfo/Idh/MocA family protein, whose protein sequence is MTAPVLRLGVVGLGRAFSLMLPTFLGDPRILLAGACDPRASAREQFAKDFNAVGHATLEELVADPNIDVVYIATPHQLHAQQTCIAARAGKHILVEKPMALSLEECDRMIAACEEHGVVLIVGHCHSFDAPYLLARSIIDSGSVGAVRMISAINHTDFLFRPRRAEELSTREGGGVVYSQAAHQVDVVRMLAGSRAVRVRCVLGKWDATRPTEGAYTALLWFEDGTFASLTYSGYAHFDSDEWCEWSGELGLPKSPEQYGGGRRRLKAIGSAEAEAQMKNEATYGGPAYLPPSVAVTETAKHQHFGAIIVSCEQADLRPLPSGVTVYGNEKREHATLAPPSVPRSEVIDELYDAIANGTAPTHDGRWAKATLEICIAMLDSGTNDCEIALVHQSVSPGHTPAAPRADA, encoded by the coding sequence ATGACTGCGCCTGTTCTCCGGCTTGGCGTGGTCGGGCTGGGCCGCGCATTTTCACTCATGCTTCCCACCTTCCTCGGCGATCCCCGGATCTTGCTCGCGGGCGCTTGCGACCCCCGTGCCAGCGCCCGGGAACAGTTTGCAAAGGACTTCAATGCAGTCGGCCACGCGACATTGGAAGAGTTGGTCGCAGATCCGAATATTGATGTCGTTTATATCGCCACGCCGCATCAGCTTCATGCGCAACAAACTTGCATCGCAGCCCGTGCGGGGAAGCATATTCTGGTCGAAAAGCCGATGGCGCTCAGCCTGGAAGAATGCGACCGGATGATTGCCGCCTGTGAGGAGCATGGGGTAGTCCTGATCGTCGGTCATTGCCATAGTTTCGATGCACCGTATCTGCTTGCGCGCAGCATCATCGACAGCGGCTCGGTTGGGGCGGTTCGCATGATTTCGGCTATTAATCATACCGATTTCCTGTTTCGGCCCCGGCGTGCCGAGGAACTATCGACCCGAGAAGGCGGGGGGGTCGTGTACAGCCAGGCGGCGCATCAGGTAGATGTCGTGCGCATGCTCGCGGGTAGCCGTGCAGTGCGCGTGCGCTGCGTCCTGGGCAAGTGGGATGCCACGCGTCCGACCGAAGGTGCTTATACGGCATTGCTTTGGTTTGAGGATGGAACATTCGCGTCACTGACCTACAGTGGGTATGCCCACTTCGATTCCGATGAGTGGTGCGAATGGTCAGGCGAACTTGGACTGCCAAAATCTCCTGAACAGTACGGGGGGGGGCGTCGTCGCCTGAAGGCGATCGGCTCGGCCGAAGCGGAAGCGCAAATGAAAAACGAGGCGACCTATGGCGGCCCCGCCTATTTGCCGCCGTCGGTTGCAGTGACGGAAACGGCGAAGCACCAGCACTTCGGCGCCATTATTGTATCGTGCGAACAGGCCGACTTGAGGCCCCTGCCAAGCGGTGTGACCGTCTATGGGAACGAAAAGCGCGAGCATGCGACCTTAGCGCCGCCTTCCGTTCCCCGTTCCGAAGTCATAGACGAGCTGTATGACGCGATCGCTAACGGCACGGCACCTACGCATGATGGACGATGGGCAAAGGCCACGCTTGAAATATGCATTGCAATGCTGGACTCCGGGACGAACGATTGCGAGATCGCCTTGGTGCATCAATCGGTGTCCCCGGGGCACACCCCCGCGGCTCCAAGAGCGGACGCATGA